From the Tribolium castaneum strain GA2 chromosome 2, icTriCast1.1, whole genome shotgun sequence genome, one window contains:
- the LOC103314736 gene encoding uncharacterized protein LOC103314736, whose protein sequence is MSNKKTLNIVVIGETGVGKSTFINMFSTYFRHDDIDAAVAEYPDNVLIPTLVTIYDENGQDLEFKVGSNKDQIQEAGCSGTQTVNSYLFKCEGSDFNINLVDTPGMGDTNCVSKDNEHCEMILNELSELGEIHAICFLMRPTNTRNTFFFDYCIKEIMSRLHKSACHNMIFVFTNTRSQNYEPGDTLPGLKRMITAINERLTDVKIKLHKNTNIFCFDNESIKYLVAKHNNVNLNTKVVEDYKQSWDVSKKEFSRLIEYVNTLEPHDARNSVSLNKTRRLISEILKPLSDISDLLQDNIQNLIKNEEEISKVRETQKDLEDKLYITETELEIIQLETPANICTNSSCATQENQSEGVQKWHYKEKCHECPWVGNLIKEESIGHWGLWFCSQIAFNGTCKKCNCSASHHMIIFYETKKHQKSVLVPVVQRELESTESKLDDFWQYMQQVSQRKDELQNELDFAAQCAAKFAIFIKKCAVVPINDAYEGYISLLIKREEYQEESDNLKLEVLRHMLQNHRELKTKFFETSNSLPTYFSVSSQSIEEDIKKLYSCKHIGPKLKEISEKRNKCIVIAEETGSNKKKHSIRIFLGGLTFKLKNKVVSSLKSLGVYGQYNGPNEAAEPATEALEAGDFH, encoded by the exons atgtctaataaaaaaacCTTAAATATCGTTGTTATCGGAGAGACGGGAGTCGGGAAATCAACGTTTATCAACATGTTCTCCACATATTTTAGACATGACGATATCGATGCTGCAGTTGCAGAATATCCAGATAATGTTCTTATACCTACGTTGGTGACAATTTACGATGAAAATGGTCAAGATTTAGAATTTAAAGTGGGTTCAAACAAAGATCAAATTCAGGAAGCAGGTTGCAGTGGCACTCAAACTGTTAATTCGTACTTGTTCAAATGTGAGGGAAGTGactttaatataaatttagtGGACACTCCAGGGATGGGAGATACAAACTGCGTATCTAAAGACAATGAACACTGTGAAATGATTTTGAATGAATTGTCTGAATTAGGTGAAATTCATGCCATTTGCTTTTTGATGAGACCAACGAACACCAGAAATACCTTTTTCTTTGACTACtgtattaaagaaataatgtCACGCTTACATAAATCAGCGTGCCACAAcatgattttcgtttttacAAACACGAGGAGTCAAAATTATGAACCAGGAGATACCTTACCTGGATTGAAAAGAATGATAACAGCGATTAATGAAAGATTAACAGATGTAAAGATCAAACTgcataaaaatacaaatatctTTTGTTTTGACAATGAAAGTATTAAGTATTTAGTGGCAAAACACAATAATGTGAACTTAAATACCAAAGTAGTGGAGGACTATAAGCAAAGTTGGGATGTTTCCAAGAAAGAATTTTCACG GCTCATTGAATACGTTAATACCCTGGAACCACATGATGCAAGAAACAGTGTAAGtctaaataaaacaagaaggTTAATTTCCGAAATTCTTAAACCTCTATCAGACATCTCTGATCTTTTACAAGAcaatatacaaaatttaattaagaacGAAGAAGAGATAAGCAAAGTAAGAGAAACGCAAAAAGATTTAGAAGATAAATTATACATCACTGAAACCGAATTGGAAATAATTCAGTTGGAAACACCAGCCAATATTTGTACCAATTCAAGCTGTGCCACGCAGGAAAATCag AGTGAAGGTGTGCAAAAATGGCATTATAAGGAAAAATGTCATGAATGCCCTTGGGTGGGAAACCTAATAAAAGAAGAGAGTATTGGTCACTGGGGTCTTTGGTTTTGTTCCCAAATTGCATTTAATGGCACGTGCAAGAAATGCAACTGTTCAGCTTCACATCatatgataattttttatgaaaccaaaaaacatcaaaaaagtGTGTTGGTACCTGTTGTTCAAAGAGAACTTGAATCCACAGAGAGTAAACTCGATGATTTTTGGCAATATATGCAACAAGTATCACAGCGAAAAGACGAGTTACAAAATGAGCTCGATTTTGCAGCACAATGTGCcgcaaaatttgcaattttcataaaaaaatgtgcggTGGTACCTATAAATGATGCCTACGAAGGATATATCAGCCTTTTAATTAAACG AGAGGAATATCAGGAAGAATCTGACAACCTTAAACTTGAAGTTCTTCGCCATATGCTACAAAATCATAGagaattgaaaacaaaattttttgagacaTCAAATTCACTCCCAACATATTTCAGTGTTAGTTCCCAAAGTATCGAAGAagacatcaaaaaattgtacagtTGTAAACACATTGGACCCAAACTAAAAGAAATCTCCGAAAAGAGGAATAAATGTATTGTAATTGCAGAAGAAACTGgcagcaataaaaaaaaacattctaTTCGAATTTTTTTGGGGGGACTTacatttaaactaaaaaataaagtagtaAGTTCTCTGAAAAGTTTAGGAGTTTATGGACAATATAATGGACCGAATGAAGCGGCCGAACCAGCCACTGAGGCCTTGGAGGCTGGAGATTTCCACTGA
- the LOC657058 gene encoding glutamate receptor 2, whose protein sequence is MMKILIVFICLLINETTQNNFTDNLIVNTFNFIKILNVPVKISAHICWTRANTIHFIKSISDKYNTNLIKNVSPKYANPEHQLFIIDLKCNDSLSVLQQAEKFKLFKSPFKWLLLGNSESLPNLYFGTDSQIFVTEPRSQLDDIKTIYKYSPMVPRFVQHSFDRFYTNTKRTNLMGTTIKISYVITNLDSLNHLWDYRNSHIDAINKLNYILVHNLMDFLNASRQFTMQPTWGYKNSTTGLYSGMAGDLQKGLADLGGTPLFFTPDRIDIIDYIAATTPTYMKFIFRAPPLSYVTNVFTLPFDSAVWHYCFVMVAVVVVCIYVIVVWEWKETKFEEKDTHSHIDTLRPNIFDVVMFEIGAITQQGTNAEPKSNSGRIITIFSFLTLMFLYTSYSANIVALLQSTSDSIKNLEDLLNSRIKLGVEDIVYAHYYFENAQEPVRKAIYQQKVAPKGQKPNFMTAEEGIRKVQQGFFAFHVELSTGYKIIGEVFQEGEKCGLKEIEYVNLIEPWLATQKKSPYKEVMKIGMRKMHETGVQNREIRKIYTRKPQCHSGGSNFGSVGLIDCYSAFLTFGVGIAFAFLLFVMELIVRRYFIRREKERLKTPN, encoded by the exons ATGATGAAAATACTTATAGTCTTTATTTGTCTCTTAATTAATGAAACgactcaaaataattttaccgacaatctcattgtgaatactttcaattttatcaaaattttaaatgtgccCGTGAAAATAAGTGCCCACATTTGCTGGACCAGAG CAAACACAatccattttattaaaagtatttcgGACAAATATAAcacaaatttgatcaaaaatgtcTCTCCCAAATATGCCAATCCCGAAcaccaattatttattattgatttGAAGTGCAATGATTCTCTATCAGTGCTACAGCAGGCCGAAAAATTTAAGCTTTTTAAAAGCCCTTTCAAATGGTTATTACTTGGAAATTCAGAAAGTCTCCCAAACTTGTATTTTGGAACCGACAGCCAGATTTTCGTAACTGAACCTAGATCGCAATTAGACgacattaaaacaatttataaataCTCACCAATGGTTCCACGGTTTGTCCAACATTCTTTTGACCGCTTTTACACCAACACAAAGCGTACAAATTTGATGGGAACTACGATCAAAATCTCGTATGTGATCACAAACTTGGATTCTTTGAACCACTTGTGGGACTACAG AAATAGTCACATTGACGCAATCAACAAGCTAAATTATATTCTTGTTCACAATTTAATGGACTTTTTGAACGCCAGCCGTCAATTCACAATGCAGCCCACTTGGGGCTACAAGAACTCCACCACCGGACTTTACTCCGGAATGGCCGGGGATTTACAGAAAGGGTTGGCCGATTTAGGGGGAACCCCGTTATTTTTCACCCCGGATCGCATCGACATCATTGACTACATCGCAGCCACGACCCCAACAtacatgaagtttattttccGGGCTCCACCTTTGTCTTATGTGACCAACGTTTTCACCCTACCTTTTGACAGCGCCGTTTGGCATTACTGCTTCGTCATGGTGGCAGTTGTGGTAGTTTGCATCTACGTTATCGTCGTTTGGGAGTGGAAAGAGACTAAATTTGAGGAAAAGGACACACACAGTCACATCGATACTCTCAGACCGAACATTTTCGACGTCGTGATGTTCGAAATTGGGGCTATAACCCAGCAGGGGACTAACGCGGAACCCAAGAGCAATTCTGGGAGGATTATAACAATTTTCTCCTTTCTGACTTTGATGTTTTTGTATACTTCGTACTCAGCGAATATTGTGGCCCTTTTGCAGTCCACTAGTGACAGCATCAAAAATTTGGAAGACTTGTTGAATTCAAGAATTAAACTCGGAGTGGAGGACATCGTCTATGCGCACTACTATTTCGAA AACGCCCAAGAGCCGGTCAGAAAAGCCATCTACCAGCAAAAAGTCGCCCCCAAAGGCCAAAAACCCAATTTCATGACCGCCGAAGAAGGCATTCGAAAAGTTCAACAAGGCTTTTTTGCGTTTCACGTCGAACTTAGCACCGGTTATAAAATAATAGGTGAGGTGTTTCAAGAGGGTGAAAAATGTGGATTAAAAGAAATCGAGTATGTGAACTTGATTGAACCCTGGCTTGCAACGCAGAAAAAATCGCCGTATAAAGAAGTGATGAAAATTGG AATGAGAAAAATGCACGAAACTGGGGTTCAGAATCGAGAAATCCGCAAAATTTATACAAGGAAGCCCCAATGCCATTCGGGGGGGAGCAACTTTGGGAGTGTAGGCCTCATTGATTGTTATTCGGCCTTTCTGACATTCGGGGTAGGAATTGCGTTTGCTTTCCTTTTGTTTGTTATGGAGTTAATCGTCAGGAGGTACTTCATCAGAAGGGAAAAAGAGAGACTAAAAACTCCTAACTAA
- the yellow-c gene encoding yellow-c precursor: MIKLLLLLTLSSATLAALDEVFAWNELTFAWPSEEAKENAVKSGEYVPENNLPLGLGRWKDKLFVTVPRWKSGVAASLNYISLSSANKTSPLTPYPSWKANTLPKGDEKPAEDLIVSTFRVKVDPCDRLWVMDTGLADIFGEGKQVSPQAIVVFDLKTDKLIRRYNLKHTDFKEESFFANIVVDVNPDKCDEAFAYIPDLGAYSLVVYSWAANDSWRVKHNFFHFDPLKGDFNVGGVNFQWTDGVFGLALGPMQDNGFRTMYFHPLASTREFSVSTQVLKNKTLATDPHNYYMFKIEGNRGDQTQASASDFDEKSNVLFLTQLNRDGVACWNPKKPLNSMNLALVVQDKEALIFTNDIKVDAERNLWILSDRMPTFLYRKLDPSQVNYRIFKANVDELIKNTACSV, translated from the exons ATGATCAAATTATTGCTGTTATTGACCCTCTCAAGTGCCACACTCGCGGCTTTAGACGAAGTCTTTGCCTGGAACGAATTAACCTTCGCATGGCCAAGCGAAGAAGCGAAGGAAAATGCGGTGAAATCCGGGGAGTACGTCCCGGAAAATAATCTACCCTTGGGGTTAGGTCGCTGGAAGGATAAATTGTTTGTCACAGTGCCCAG ATGGAAATCTGGAGTCGCAGCTTCGCTCAACTACATTTCCCTTTCATCCGCAAACAAAACAAGTCCTCTAACGCCTTACCCCAGCTGGAAAGCCAACACCCTCCCTAAAGGTGACGAAAAACCCGCCGAAGACCTCATTGTCTCCACTTTCCGCGTCAAAGTCGACCCGTGTGATCGTCTTTGGGTAATGGACACAGGCCTAGCTGACATATTCGGCGAGGGAAAACAAGTATCACCTCAGGCGATTGTCGTTTTCGATCTCAAAACAGATAAATTAATCCGAAGGTATAATTTGAAACACACCGATTTCAAAGAAGAGTCGTTCTTTGCGAACATT GTAGTGGATGTGAACCCTGACAAATGCGACGAGGCTTTTGCCTACATCCCTGACTTGGGGGCCTACAGCCTTGTGGTTTATTCCTGGGCGGCCAACGACTCCTGGAGGGTCAAACACAACTTCTTCCACTTCGACCCCTTGAAAGGCGACTTCAACGTCGGAGGGGTCAACTTCCAGTGGACCGATGGGGTCTTTGGGTTGGCCCTAGGGCCCATGCAAGATAATGGGTTCAGGACCATGTATTTCCACCCCTTGGCCAGCACCCGCGAGTTCTCCGTCTCCACCCAGGTCTTGAAGAACAAGACTTTGGCCACGGACCCCCACAATTACTACATGTTTAag ATTGAAGGTAATCGAGGTGATCAGACGCAAGCATCTGCGTCAGATTTCGACGAAAAATCCAACGTCCTGTTTCTCACTCAATTGAATAGAGACGGAGTTGCGTGTTGGAATCCCAAAAAGCCGCTCAATTCGATGAATTTAGCATTGGTTGTGCAAGATAAGGAAGCTTTGATTTTCACTAATGACATTAAG GTCGATGCCGAGAGAAATTTGTGGATTTTGTCAGATCGTATGCCCACTTTCCTTTACCGGAAATTGGATCCCTCGCAAGTTAATTACAGAATTTTCAAAGCAAATGTTGATGAACTTATCAAAAACACAGCTTGTtctgtttaa
- the LOC107398707 gene encoding uncharacterized protein LOC107398707 encodes MSKYLILLAFILISTKGDYVPDSQRAELVFYNKTIVKDMHFRYGKYNRTISAMNASYVLLRDFTDAKMMFTIHGDQFFHNEFRFTGQKLAINACQLWKLNMFHLVEQFENVGLVMDLCNLKKGPYHITNFIFDSDVYPKYMPKGLWRVSIKVNHENVGEILFVRWYFELK; translated from the exons ATGTCcaagtatttaattttattggctTTCATTTTAATATCtactaaa ggCGACTATGTACCCGACTCCCAACGTGCCGAACtggttttttacaataaaacaatCGTAAAAGACATGCACTTCAGATATGGTAAATACAACCGTACCATTTCAGCAATGAACGCCTCTTATGTTCTCCTCCGCGATTTTACTGACGCTAAAATGATG tttacAATCCACGGTGaccaattttttcacaatGAGTTTCGTTTCACTGGCCAAAAACTCGCGATAAATGCTTGTCAGCTCTGGAAATTAAATATGTTTCACTTGGTTGAGCAATTTGAAAACGTTGGTTTGGTGATGGATCTTTGCAATTTGAAAAAG GGACCGTATCACAtaaccaattttatttttgattcgGATGTTTATCCAAAATATATGCCTAAAGGACTGTGGAGAGTCAGTATCAAGGTGAACCACGAAAATGTCGGAGAAATTCTTTTCGTGCGATggtattttgaattaaaataa